One Chordicoccus furentiruminis DNA window includes the following coding sequences:
- the ade gene encoding adenine deaminase, which translates to MKLDKYIGCSRAAQKLEKADLVLRNAKIVNVFTDRVEEGNVAITNGMIVGIGDYEGKEEIDLYGQYLTSGFIDAHLHLESTMVNPQVLIAKAAQHGTTTFMVDPHEAANVSGTDGIDYLLEQTKDSPAHVYVMMASCVPATAIDDNGFILTAGKMAPYLKNRRVLGLGEVMDCMSVINGDPAMNEKIELFDGKVKDGHAPGLTDEQMAAYVMAGITTDHEGTTYEYVMKERSMGMTCHIREGSAARNLEMIVKGIVENNTNTEGFCFCTDDKHIEDIGREGDIDHNVRKAVSMGISPIAAVKMATIQPARCYGLRRTGAVAPGYDADLVVWDSIKEFNAQMVFYKGHRIDDMLKVRPKPCPPQLLDTVHLGVIDPEKLKIRADGGMFPVIRMIPGQILTEREDLVLPAGPDGLFAPDGELDKIAAFERHKATGKIGAGVVRGFGLKNGAIASSVSHDSHNIIAIGSSDEDILTAVRELERVHGGYTIVENGEVFDTLELPIMGLISDKSYSYVDRKVRRMTAKAHRMGVPKDMEPFVTLSFMALPVIPEIRCTPRGVYSVTEGKIIR; encoded by the coding sequence ATGAAGCTCGACAAATACATCGGCTGTTCGAGAGCGGCGCAGAAGCTTGAGAAAGCGGACCTTGTCCTGAGGAATGCGAAGATCGTCAACGTCTTCACCGACCGCGTGGAGGAAGGAAATGTGGCGATCACCAACGGAATGATCGTCGGAATCGGCGATTACGAGGGAAAGGAAGAGATTGATCTTTACGGGCAGTACCTGACAAGCGGCTTCATCGACGCGCACCTGCATCTTGAATCGACGATGGTCAATCCCCAGGTACTGATCGCCAAGGCGGCGCAGCACGGGACGACGACGTTTATGGTGGATCCCCATGAGGCGGCCAATGTCTCCGGAACGGACGGCATCGACTATCTTCTGGAGCAGACAAAGGATTCGCCGGCGCATGTCTATGTGATGATGGCGAGCTGTGTTCCGGCGACCGCGATCGACGACAACGGCTTCATTCTGACGGCCGGGAAGATGGCGCCGTATCTGAAGAACCGCCGTGTACTGGGACTCGGCGAGGTGATGGACTGCATGTCCGTCATCAACGGGGATCCCGCGATGAACGAGAAGATCGAGCTCTTCGACGGGAAGGTGAAGGACGGCCACGCGCCGGGTCTTACGGACGAGCAGATGGCGGCCTATGTGATGGCGGGCATCACCACGGATCATGAGGGAACAACCTACGAGTATGTGATGAAGGAGCGCTCGATGGGCATGACCTGCCACATCCGGGAGGGCAGCGCGGCGCGGAATCTCGAGATGATCGTGAAAGGAATCGTGGAGAACAACACGAACACCGAAGGTTTCTGCTTCTGCACCGACGACAAGCACATCGAGGACATCGGCCGGGAGGGCGACATCGACCACAACGTGCGCAAGGCGGTCAGTATGGGGATCAGCCCGATCGCGGCGGTCAAGATGGCGACGATTCAGCCGGCGCGCTGCTATGGGCTGCGCCGGACCGGCGCGGTCGCGCCCGGGTATGACGCGGATCTGGTCGTCTGGGATTCCATCAAGGAATTCAACGCCCAGATGGTCTTCTACAAAGGACACCGGATCGACGACATGCTGAAGGTCCGTCCGAAGCCCTGTCCGCCGCAGCTTCTGGATACGGTGCATCTCGGCGTGATCGATCCGGAGAAGCTGAAGATCCGGGCGGACGGCGGAATGTTCCCGGTGATCCGTATGATTCCGGGGCAGATTCTGACCGAGCGGGAGGATCTTGTGCTGCCCGCGGGGCCGGACGGGCTGTTCGCGCCGGACGGAGAGCTGGACAAGATCGCGGCGTTTGAACGGCATAAGGCGACCGGAAAGATCGGCGCCGGCGTGGTGAGAGGCTTCGGCCTCAAAAACGGCGCGATCGCTTCCTCGGTCTCCCACGACAGCCACAACATCATCGCGATCGGTTCATCGGACGAGGATATCCTGACGGCTGTAAGGGAACTGGAACGGGTCCACGGCGGGTACACGATCGTCGAGAACGGGGAAGTCTTCGACACGCTGGAACTGCCGATCATGGGACTGATTTCGGATAAGAGCTATTCCTATGTGGACCGCAAGGTCCGCCGGATGACGGCGAAGGCGCACAGGATGGGTG
- a CDS encoding DUF362 domain-containing protein, with product MDKAKVYFTDFRTKIDVPVTKKLQKLIRKAGIGTIDMDGKFVAIKMHFGELGNLAYLRPNYARAVADVVKEQGGMPFLTDCNTLYPGSRKHALEHLDCANINGFNPVTTGCQILIADGLRGTDDLEVPVPNGEYCKTAYIGRAVMDADIFISLTHFKGHELTGFGGTIKNIGMGCGSRAGKMQQHNEGHPHVIEESCRGCRRCAKECGSNAISYNHMRGDRHVAWIDPALCKGCGRCIGACAFDAIENDNASANSILGCKMAEYTAAVCADRPCFHITLITDVSPNCDCHAENDAPILPDVGMLASFDPVALDQACVDLCQKAAPIRSSQLGENLAKPDWHDHGDHWTNSNPNVAWRETLAHGEKIGLGTRAYELITME from the coding sequence ATGGACAAGGCGAAGGTGTATTTCACGGATTTTCGCACGAAGATCGACGTCCCGGTGACGAAGAAGCTGCAGAAACTGATCCGGAAGGCAGGCATTGGGACCATCGATATGGACGGCAAGTTCGTGGCGATCAAGATGCATTTCGGGGAGCTGGGCAATCTCGCTTATCTCCGTCCGAATTACGCCCGGGCTGTGGCGGACGTGGTGAAGGAGCAGGGCGGTATGCCGTTCCTCACGGACTGCAACACGCTCTATCCCGGTTCCCGCAAGCACGCGCTTGAGCATCTGGACTGCGCGAATATCAACGGATTCAATCCCGTTACGACCGGATGTCAGATTCTGATCGCGGACGGTCTCCGCGGCACGGATGACCTTGAGGTTCCGGTGCCGAACGGCGAGTACTGCAAGACAGCTTACATCGGCCGCGCGGTGATGGATGCGGATATCTTCATCTCGCTGACACATTTCAAGGGCCATGAGCTGACCGGATTCGGCGGAACGATCAAGAATATCGGAATGGGCTGCGGAAGCCGGGCTGGCAAGATGCAGCAGCACAACGAGGGGCATCCGCATGTGATCGAGGAGTCCTGCCGGGGCTGCAGACGGTGCGCGAAGGAGTGCGGATCGAACGCGATTTCCTACAATCATATGCGCGGGGACCGGCACGTCGCGTGGATCGACCCCGCTCTCTGCAAAGGCTGCGGCCGCTGCATCGGCGCCTGCGCGTTCGACGCCATCGAGAATGATAATGCCAGCGCAAACTCCATTCTCGGCTGCAAAATGGCCGAGTATACGGCGGCGGTCTGCGCGGACCGTCCCTGCTTCCACATCACGCTGATCACCGACGTGTCTCCGAACTGCGACTGTCACGCGGAAAACGACGCGCCGATCCTGCCGGATGTCGGCATGCTCGCGAGCTTTGATCCGGTGGCGCTCGATCAGGCGTGCGTCGACCTCTGTCAGAAGGCCGCGCCGATCCGGAGCAGCCAGCTGGGCGAAAATCTGGCGAAGCCCGACTGGCATGACCACGGCGATCACTGGACCAACAGCAATCCGAACGTCGCGTGGCGCGAGACCCTTGCGCACGGCGAGAAGATCGGGCTCGGGACAAGGGCGTACGAACTGATTACGATGGAGTGA
- the rfbH gene encoding lipopolysaccharide biosynthesis protein RfbH, whose product MFENKTEEEARKQILDEVAAYCRTFHNRPAPFHEGDRIPYASRVYDEHEMTNLVDAALEFWLTTGRYTKEFERKFGEKLGVRFVSVVNSGSSANLLAFHALTSPLLGDRRIRKGDEVITVAAGFPTTVTPMIQYGAVPVFVDVKLETGNVDVSKLEEAYTPKTRAVMLAHSLGNPFDIGAVRAFCERHGLWLVEDNCDSLGTTYTLNGETRFTGTFGDIATSSFYPPHHLTMGEGGAVYTNNPLLHRIVRSMRDWGRDCYCPSGRDNTCGHRYDGQYGTLPKGYDHKYVYSHFGWNLKATDLQAAIGCAQLDKLDGFAERRRHNFRYLTEQLRALGAEKELLLPAATEHSDPDWFGYLMVIRESGRREKVVRFIEDHGVQTRMLFSGNLTRHPCFDEMRAAYEAGDLEHAGYRISGELTNTDRIMNDAFWVGVYPGMTDEKLAYMAKTIVAALREV is encoded by the coding sequence ATGTTTGAGAACAAGACGGAGGAAGAGGCCCGGAAGCAGATCCTTGACGAGGTCGCGGCCTACTGCCGGACGTTTCACAACCGGCCGGCGCCGTTTCACGAGGGCGACCGGATTCCCTACGCGTCCCGTGTCTACGATGAGCACGAGATGACCAACCTGGTGGACGCGGCGCTGGAGTTCTGGCTCACCACAGGCCGCTATACGAAGGAATTTGAGCGGAAGTTCGGCGAAAAGCTGGGCGTGCGCTTCGTGAGTGTTGTCAATTCCGGTTCCTCGGCCAATCTGCTCGCGTTTCACGCGCTGACGTCGCCGCTTCTCGGGGACCGCCGGATCCGGAAGGGCGACGAGGTGATCACGGTGGCCGCCGGTTTTCCGACGACGGTGACGCCGATGATTCAGTACGGAGCGGTGCCGGTTTTCGTGGATGTGAAGCTGGAGACCGGAAATGTGGACGTGTCGAAGCTGGAGGAGGCGTACACCCCGAAGACCCGGGCGGTGATGCTGGCGCATTCGCTCGGCAATCCGTTTGACATCGGCGCGGTCCGCGCTTTCTGCGAACGCCACGGCCTCTGGCTGGTCGAGGACAACTGCGATTCGCTCGGCACCACTTACACTCTGAACGGAGAAACCCGTTTCACGGGAACCTTCGGCGATATCGCGACGTCCTCCTTCTATCCGCCCCATCATCTGACGATGGGAGAGGGCGGAGCTGTCTATACGAACAACCCGCTGCTGCACCGGATCGTCCGCTCGATGCGGGACTGGGGACGGGACTGCTACTGCCCGTCCGGACGGGACAATACCTGCGGACACCGCTACGACGGCCAGTACGGCACGCTGCCGAAGGGATATGACCACAAATATGTCTACTCTCACTTCGGATGGAATCTGAAGGCGACGGATCTGCAGGCGGCGATCGGATGCGCGCAGCTCGACAAGCTGGACGGATTTGCGGAGAGGAGACGCCACAACTTCCGCTATCTGACGGAGCAGCTCCGCGCGCTCGGCGCGGAGAAGGAACTGCTTCTTCCCGCCGCGACCGAGCATTCGGATCCGGACTGGTTCGGATATCTGATGGTGATACGGGAGAGCGGCCGCCGGGAAAAGGTCGTCCGCTTCATTGAGGATCACGGCGTGCAGACACGGATGCTTTTCTCGGGCAATCTGACCCGTCATCCCTGCTTCGACGAGATGCGGGCGGCGTATGAGGCGGGCGACCTTGAGCACGCGGGCTACCGCATTTCCGGAGAGCTGACGAATACGGACCGGATCATGAACGACGCCTTCTGGGTGGGCGTCTATCCGGGTATGACCGATGAGAAGCTGGCCTATATGGCGAAGACGATTGTGGCGGCGCTCCGCGAGGTGTGA
- the rfbG gene encoding CDP-glucose 4,6-dehydratase — MTERNLYRGKRVLVTGHTGFKGSWLVTILAQAGADVTGYSLDPPTEPNLYTLSGVGDRIRSIRGDVRDPDALQAAFDLAKPDIVFHLAAQPIVRTSYREPRLTYETNVMGTVNVCECIRRSDTVRSFLNVTTDKVYENREWVWGYRENEPLDGYDPYSNSKSCSELVTHSYRKSFFDAQGVAVSTARAGNVIGGGDFAEDRIVPDCVRAVTAGRRILVRNPHSVRPYQHVLEPLAVYLMIAAEQYVRPDAAGSYNVGPDEADAITTGELADLFCADWGEGSSWYTERTDGPHEANYLKLDCSKLKAAFGWKPRWNVAEAVRRTVDWSKVWIRDPASVPACMEEQIRAFFKEEERSSHV; from the coding sequence ATGACTGAAAGAAATCTGTATCGCGGAAAACGCGTCCTGGTGACAGGCCATACCGGCTTCAAGGGGAGCTGGCTTGTGACAATTCTCGCGCAGGCCGGGGCGGATGTGACCGGATATTCGCTGGATCCGCCGACGGAGCCGAATCTCTACACGCTTTCCGGCGTGGGGGACCGGATCCGCTCCATCCGGGGAGACGTGCGGGACCCTGACGCGCTTCAGGCCGCCTTTGATCTCGCGAAGCCGGATATCGTCTTCCATCTGGCCGCGCAGCCGATCGTCCGGACCTCCTACCGGGAGCCGCGGCTCACCTATGAGACAAACGTCATGGGGACGGTGAATGTCTGTGAATGCATCCGGCGGTCCGACACGGTCCGCTCCTTCCTCAACGTGACGACGGACAAGGTCTATGAGAACCGCGAGTGGGTCTGGGGCTATCGGGAGAACGAGCCGCTGGACGGCTACGACCCGTATTCCAACAGTAAATCCTGTTCGGAGCTGGTGACGCACAGCTACCGGAAATCGTTTTTCGACGCGCAGGGCGTCGCGGTTTCGACGGCCCGTGCGGGAAATGTCATCGGCGGCGGCGACTTCGCGGAGGACCGGATCGTCCCGGACTGCGTCCGGGCGGTTACGGCCGGACGGCGTATTCTTGTGCGGAATCCTCACTCGGTGCGGCCGTATCAGCATGTGCTGGAGCCACTGGCGGTCTACCTGATGATCGCCGCGGAGCAGTATGTCCGCCCGGATGCCGCGGGGAGCTACAACGTCGGGCCGGACGAGGCGGACGCGATCACGACCGGCGAACTTGCGGATCTGTTTTGCGCGGACTGGGGAGAGGGCTCATCCTGGTACACGGAGAGGACGGACGGTCCCCATGAGGCGAACTATCTGAAGCTGGACTGCTCGAAGCTGAAGGCCGCTTTCGGCTGGAAGCCGCGATGGAACGTGGCAGAAGCGGTCCGGCGCACGGTGGACTGGTCGAAGGTGTGGATCCGTGACCCGGCGTCCGTTCCCGCCTGTATGGAGGAGCAGATCCGGGCATTTTTCAAAGAAGAGGAGAGAAGCAGCCATGTTTGA
- the rfbF gene encoding glucose-1-phosphate cytidylyltransferase, with product MKVLILAGGYGTRISEESQYKPKPMIEIGGKPILWHIMKYYSSFGYRDFIILGGYKQYVIKEFFADYFLHNSDVSFNLETNEMKVLDGHSENWTVTIVDTGLDTMTGGRVKRVKKYVGDETFMLTYGDGVSNVDLDALLAFHRSHGRIATDTMIRFAQQKGVIDCAPDGRVRQFREKNRRDGDLINGGFMVFEPAIFDYLDGDSCVLEQEPMQRLADEGQLMGYLHEGFWQCMDTQREKKKLEALWASGNAPWKRW from the coding sequence ATGAAGGTTCTGATTCTGGCGGGCGGCTACGGAACCCGTATCTCGGAGGAATCCCAGTATAAGCCGAAGCCGATGATCGAGATCGGCGGGAAGCCGATCCTCTGGCATATCATGAAGTACTATTCTTCATTCGGCTACCGCGATTTCATCATTCTGGGCGGCTACAAGCAGTATGTCATCAAGGAGTTCTTCGCGGACTATTTTCTGCACAACTCCGACGTCTCCTTCAATCTCGAGACGAATGAGATGAAGGTGCTGGACGGTCACTCGGAGAACTGGACGGTCACCATCGTGGATACGGGCCTTGACACGATGACCGGCGGCCGCGTGAAGCGGGTAAAGAAGTATGTCGGCGACGAGACGTTTATGCTGACCTACGGCGACGGCGTATCCAATGTGGATCTGGACGCTCTGCTGGCGTTTCACCGGAGTCACGGGCGGATCGCCACGGATACGATGATCCGCTTCGCACAGCAGAAGGGAGTCATCGACTGCGCGCCGGACGGACGGGTCCGTCAGTTCCGGGAGAAGAACCGGAGGGACGGCGACCTGATCAACGGCGGCTTTATGGTTTTCGAGCCGGCGATTTTTGACTATCTGGACGGAGACAGCTGCGTGCTTGAGCAGGAGCCGATGCAGCGGCTGGCGGATGAGGGGCAGCTGATGGGGTATCTGCACGAGGGGTTCTGGCAGTGCATGGATACCCAGCGGGAGAAGAAGAAGCTGGAGGCACTCTGGGCCTCCGGAAACGCGCCGTGGAAGCGGTGGTGA
- a CDS encoding TatD family hydrolase, with product MIFDTHAHYDDSQFDADREEVLAGLPAAGVTRICDVSASADSLARVRAIADSHDFAYGAVGLHPDEVGDLTPAVMAEMREDLKDPKIAAVGEIGLDYHWDIQPHDVQIRCFREQIRLAMAFGKPILVHSRNAAADTLSVIEAMYGDSSVCAAENPAFAAALAAGSRVPGVIHSYSGSLEQAKIYTSLGFLLGVGGVLTYQGSKKLKRVVEHLPLSCFVLETDAPYLAPEPHKGGRNTSAYLPLVAQAVAEIKGVPEAEVERATFENALRLFDLRQ from the coding sequence ATGATCTTCGACACGCATGCGCACTATGACGACAGCCAGTTTGACGCCGACCGGGAGGAGGTGCTCGCGGGTCTTCCGGCGGCCGGCGTCACGCGGATCTGTGATGTGAGCGCCTCGGCGGACAGTCTCGCCCGCGTGCGCGCCATCGCGGATTCGCATGATTTCGCGTACGGCGCGGTGGGGCTTCATCCCGACGAGGTGGGGGATCTGACGCCGGCGGTGATGGCGGAGATGAGGGAGGATCTGAAGGATCCGAAGATCGCCGCGGTGGGTGAGATCGGGCTTGACTACCACTGGGACATCCAGCCTCACGACGTGCAGATCCGGTGCTTCCGGGAGCAGATCCGTCTCGCGATGGCTTTCGGAAAGCCGATCCTCGTTCATTCGAGAAATGCAGCCGCCGACACACTGAGCGTGATCGAGGCGATGTACGGCGATTCCTCCGTCTGCGCGGCGGAGAATCCGGCCTTCGCGGCCGCGCTGGCCGCGGGCAGCCGGGTGCCGGGCGTCATTCACAGCTATTCGGGGTCGCTTGAGCAGGCGAAGATCTATACTTCGCTGGGCTTTCTTCTGGGCGTCGGCGGCGTGCTGACCTATCAGGGATCAAAGAAGCTGAAGCGTGTGGTGGAGCATCTTCCGCTCTCCTGCTTCGTGCTGGAGACGGACGCGCCGTATCTGGCTCCCGAGCCGCACAAAGGCGGGCGCAATACGTCCGCTTACCTTCCGCTGGTGGCGCAGGCCGTCGCGGAGATCAAGGGGGTCCCGGAGGCCGAAGTGGAACGCGCGACCTTTGAGAACGCGCTGCGGCTGTTTGATCTGAGGCAATGA